A region of Streptomyces paludis DNA encodes the following proteins:
- a CDS encoding carboxymuconolactone decarboxylase family protein, whose product MDARLEYATDPTAGKTLKHVMGLGKTLKGSPLPDATQELVALRVSQINGCAVCLDMHTKEAAAAGETAVRLNLVAAWREATVFTAAERAALELAEEGTRVGDAAGGVSDEVWNRAAEHYEKEQLTALVILISFMNMVNRLNIITQQPAGDYKAGQFPH is encoded by the coding sequence ATGGACGCGCGACTCGAATACGCCACCGACCCGACCGCCGGCAAGACCCTCAAGCACGTCATGGGGCTGGGCAAGACGCTCAAGGGCTCACCCCTGCCGGACGCCACCCAGGAGCTGGTGGCGCTGCGCGTGAGCCAGATCAACGGCTGTGCCGTCTGCCTCGACATGCACACCAAGGAGGCCGCCGCGGCCGGTGAGACCGCGGTTCGGCTCAACCTCGTCGCGGCGTGGCGGGAGGCCACGGTCTTCACGGCGGCCGAGCGCGCCGCGCTGGAGCTGGCGGAGGAGGGAACCCGGGTCGGGGACGCGGCGGGCGGGGTCTCCGACGAGGTGTGGAACCGTGCCGCCGAGCATTACGAGAAGGAGCAGCTCACCGCCCTGGTGATCCTGATTTCCTTCATGAACATGGTCAACCGGCTGAACATCATCACCCAGCAGCCCGCCGGCGACTACAAGGCCGGGCAATTCCCCCACTGA
- a CDS encoding M4 family metallopeptidase: protein MNISRASRSRRRTTTTTTTATVTTAAALVALVVSALPAAAVTPSTATATTATAHDATRRAPRSAVDVEPRPGARAVELSPGQRVRLLKAAADSAADTARSLRLGSAERLLPKDVVEDVDGTVHTRYARTLGGLPVLGGDLVVHEKASEGAGDGTGAGDRTVVAVTTADGTTPAPALALPAIALPNPTPAGSAPSTPTQTALALAKNAGTTKAVAQGAPRQVVWVKDGVAALAWEVVVTGVRDGGGPSELHVVTDAVSGRRLQEFDEVQAGIGHGQFSGEVEIGSVRDGSSGLYELTDPHRGGHRTYNLNGATTVTVTVTGTGTLLTSPDDVWGDSTAGHPQTAAVDAAYGAQQTWDFYRDELGRHGIANDGVGASSRVHYGNRVVNAFWNRACFCMLYGDGVDNAHPLTQLEVAAHEMTHGVTQSTADLYYYNGESGGLNEATSDIMATAVEFFTDNPNDVPDYLIGEGIDLFGDGSPLRYMDRPSRDGVSQDYWTSRTEGLGPHYSSGVANHFFYLLAEGSGQKTVNGIAYDSPTYDNLPVPGLGLRHAFTIWYRALTLYMTSTTDYAGARAATLQAAADLYGRTGEAYGTVAGAWAAVNVGSRLR, encoded by the coding sequence TTGAACATCTCTCGCGCCAGCCGGTCCCGTCGCCGTACGACCACGACTACGACCACAGCCACGGTCACAACCGCCGCCGCGCTCGTCGCCCTCGTCGTCTCCGCCCTCCCCGCCGCCGCCGTCACCCCGTCGACAGCGACAGCGACAACGGCGACAGCGCACGACGCCACCCGCCGCGCCCCGCGCAGCGCAGTCGACGTCGAGCCCAGGCCCGGTGCCCGCGCCGTCGAGTTGTCGCCTGGGCAGCGGGTGCGGTTGCTCAAGGCCGCCGCTGACTCCGCTGCGGATACGGCGCGTTCGTTGCGGCTCGGGAGTGCGGAGAGGCTGCTGCCGAAGGACGTCGTCGAGGATGTCGACGGGACCGTTCACACGCGGTACGCGCGGACCCTCGGGGGGTTGCCCGTGCTTGGGGGTGACCTCGTCGTGCACGAGAAGGCGTCAGAGGGAGCCGGGGACGGTACGGGAGCTGGGGACCGTACGGTCGTGGCCGTCACCACCGCCGACGGGACGACACCGGCCCCCGCCCTCGCACTCCCCGCCATCGCGCTCCCCAACCCCACCCCCGCCGGTAGCGCCCCCTCCACCCCCACCCAAACCGCCCTCGCCCTCGCCAAAAACGCCGGCACCACCAAAGCCGTCGCCCAAGGCGCGCCCCGGCAAGTGGTTTGGGTCAAGGACGGGGTGGCCGCGCTCGCGTGGGAGGTGGTGGTGACCGGGGTACGGGACGGCGGTGGGCCCAGCGAGTTGCACGTGGTGACCGACGCGGTGAGCGGGCGGCGGCTCCAGGAGTTCGACGAGGTCCAAGCGGGCATCGGACACGGGCAGTTCAGCGGTGAGGTCGAGATCGGCAGCGTGCGCGACGGCAGCAGCGGACTGTACGAGCTGACCGACCCCCACCGCGGCGGCCACCGTACGTACAACCTCAACGGCGCGACCACCGTCACCGTCACCGTCACCGGTACCGGCACGCTCCTGACCAGCCCCGACGACGTCTGGGGCGACTCGACCGCCGGCCACCCGCAGACCGCCGCCGTGGACGCCGCGTACGGCGCGCAGCAGACGTGGGACTTCTACCGCGACGAGCTGGGGCGTCACGGCATAGCCAACGACGGCGTTGGCGCGTCCTCCCGGGTCCATTACGGCAACCGTGTCGTCAACGCCTTCTGGAACAGGGCCTGTTTCTGCATGCTGTACGGAGACGGCGTCGACAATGCCCATCCGCTCACCCAACTCGAAGTCGCCGCGCACGAGATGACACACGGCGTCACCCAGTCCACGGCCGATCTCTACTACTACAACGGCGAGTCCGGCGGTCTCAACGAGGCCACCAGCGACATCATGGCCACCGCCGTGGAGTTCTTCACCGACAACCCGAACGACGTCCCCGACTACCTCATCGGCGAAGGCATCGACCTCTTCGGCGACGGCTCCCCGCTCCGGTACATGGACCGGCCCTCCCGGGACGGTGTCTCCCAGGACTACTGGACCTCACGCACCGAGGGGCTCGGCCCGCACTACTCGTCCGGCGTCGCGAACCACTTCTTCTACCTCCTCGCCGAGGGCAGCGGGCAGAAGACCGTCAACGGCATCGCGTACGACAGCCCCACCTACGACAACCTGCCCGTTCCCGGCCTCGGGCTGCGTCACGCCTTCACCATCTGGTACCGCGCGCTGACCCTCTACATGACGTCCACCACCGACTACGCCGGCGCCCGCGCGGCCACCCTCCAGGCCGCCGCCGATCTGTACGGCCGGACCGGCGAGGCGTACGGGACGGTCGCTGGCGCCTGGGCCGCTGTCAACGTCGGCAGCCGCCTGCGCTGA